The Pseudodesulfovibrio sediminis genome includes the window ACGAGTATGCCCAATATGGATTATCCTGGTCCCTGCCCGAGTTGTATGGGGATTGATGGTTGCCCTACCGATGCTGGTAAACAGGAAGCTGTTGCTCATTATTGCAAGGGCTTGGAGATGGAACTCAACACGTGGAAAGCGCGTCTGTATGATATCCTTGCTTCAGACAAGGGTGCTGACATCGCTGATGAAATAATCCTTATAAAGTCAACTGTGAAGGAGCTGGATGCCATCGCTTCACAGATGATAGATGTCTGCCCTTCATTGGAGGCTCAGGAGAAGATCATTGGCGGGAAACTTGAGGACCTGCGTGTTCACTACACCAAGGCTCTTGGAGTTCTTGCCCCTGGTTGGTTTGGTGGCTAGAGCCTGAGAATACAATCTTGTAAGGCCGCTGATTGTATTGGCGGCCTTTTATTTGTTGTATTCATGAGTGATTCCGTGCTCAGAAAGAACGTGGTGTCGTCATTTTTGCCTACTCAAATTTTATAAAAATTTCTTGCGCATGAAATAGATGAGCATGGCCAGACCGACCACTCCCATGGCGCCTAGGGCGTAGAAGTATCCATATCTCCATGCCAACTCGGGCATGTATTGGAAATTCATCCCATACACTCCTGCAATAAATGTCAGGGGAATGAAAATGGTGGCTATGACGGTCAGGAACTGCATGACATTATTGGTTCGGATTCCAATGAGGGATATCTGGTAGTCAACCATGGACTTCAGAATGTCATGCAAAGCCGTCACCCCTTCAACAATCTGATCCTGATGTCCGGCGGTGTCTCGTAAAAAGGGGAGGACGGTTTCCGGTATTTCGGCATCTTCGTGCATAAGGTTCTTGAATATTTCTCGAACAGGGACAAGGATGTTCCGTAAAAGAATGGTCTCTCTCTTGAGCTCATACAGTTTCCCCAGAAGATCATCAGTCGTTCTTTGTCCGAGTTGGTTCTCCAGGTCCTGGGCAATTTCACTTAGTTGGCCAAGGGTCGCCATTTCGCGGTCAACCAGGGTATCGAGAATCGCTGTCAGCAGGTAGGAACTGTCTGAATTTCGGATACGGCCTTTTCCCTTGTTGATCCTATTGATGAGTCCTGTCAGCAGATCGCTTTCTTTTTCAAGGAAGAGGATAACGAGTCCGTCTCTCCAGAAAATGCTTACCTGTTGGCTTTCCAGATTCTCATTCTTGACATCCACATGCTTCATGACAATAAAGCTCGTATCATCGTCGGCCCAGCTCATTTTTGGCCGTTGACCGGTGTTCATGACATCTTCCAGCGTGAGCAGTGGGAGGTTCAGCGTGGTTCCCATGGATTTGATCATGTCTGGGACATGCACCCCGGTGACGACCAGAAGGTTGATCATGTCCTTTTTCAAGAGGCATTGACTTACGTCTTCATAGCGAGCTTCGACTACCTGTTCTTTATTGTACGCATAGTGGAGCACAAAAGGAGTGAATTCGCGTTTGGCGCCTGCGTAAACAAGTGTGCCTGGAGCTGCGTCGTTTTTGACTTGGTTCCAATGTAAAAAATCAAACATCATTCACTCCTTGATCAATGAATGTATTTCCTTAATGCTTGTTTTGAATACTATACTTATGCCGATTGTGCTGTCCATGTAATATCTGTTTGGAGTCTCTCATGATGGAGTGGTTGAATAATACATATGTGATTAAAACTCTGGAAAGTGTAGCGCTTATGCTGGTTGTCTACACTTTGGCTAAACTCGCGTCTTCCATTGCGACCAAAGAGGGAAAGCGGAACTCGGAAGCGCCGTTTGCCATCAAGTATACGGCGATTTTCTTTTTTGGATTTGCGTTGATTTTTATCTGGCTGGAAGGACTTGGGTCCATTCTGACAGCGTTGACCATTGTTGCGGCTGCGCTGACGATTGTGTCCAAAGAGCTTATCCTCAACTTCCTCGGTTCATTCGTCATTTTCTGGCGTGAGTTGTTTGCCATTGGCGACAGAGTGCAGGTCGGGGATTCGACCGGAGACGTCATAGGCAAGGGGTTGTTCTACTTCACACTTCTTGAGGTGGGAAAGTCGGATTCGGCAGGCCAGAGCACTGGCCGCCTCATCAAGGTCCCCAACGCGCAGGTCTTTACCCTGCCGGTCATCAATGCCACTCGCGGAGCCGGATATGTCTGGAATGAAGTCCAGATTGCTATCCAGAGAACGGATAACTGGGAAAACGGTCGGGAACTGCTCTTACAAGCAGTAGAGCGGTACTACGAAGCCGATGCCATTGATCTCGACAGAATCAAGAAGGTCTTTGAACGCAAGAAGGTCTTCTTCAAATTCTTGACCCCCAGAGTGTACGTCTCTGTTTCCACCGGGGGCATCTGTCTGACTCTGCGGTATCTCTGCCGCTCTCGCATGACACGGGAAAGTCAGGATGCCATCACCACCGATTTCCTGAACAGCATGCAGGATCTCGACATCAAACTGGCTGAAGAGCAACCGTAGGCCCCCCTCTGCACACTCTTTAAGCAGCAAGAGACAAGGTTGCAAAAGCGCAAACAAAAAGGGTTTATGACGATTTGTCATAAACCCTTAATTTTTCTGGTCGGGAGGATTTGAACCTCCGCTCTCTGCTCCCCGAAGGATGCGGTTTGATTTGCGAACCTTATAAATTATTGCTGTCTATCGTTTTGGGCCTTGTAAAAGAGGGCAGGTCAGTGCGTTCATACGCGCTCGGCTTTGTTGCGTGTAACGAACGCCAAATCTATGGGAAAAGACGCGAGCGCACATCCTCCGCTTTACAGGCTCGTACCAGTCATAAGATAGGTCTAAAGTGCAACTAATACAAAACAGTTACAGCAGAAGAAACTCTCTTTGCTTTCTCGACAGCACCCTCAACGTCGTCAGCAAGGGCCAAAGCAACGCCAAGACGACGGACTCCAGCGCATTCGCCTTTTCCGAAGATTAAAACCTTTGTATCTGCTTCACGAAGCGCAACATCAACGCCATCAAAGGCGGGCTTGTCTGATGTTCCATTAGATAGAATCACACTTGAAGCGGCGATTCCGTATTGACGAATACCCGGAATCGGCAAGCCCAGAACAGCTCTCACGTGCAGGGCAAATTCACTTAAATCCTGAGAGATGACAGTCACCAATCCTGTATCGTGAGGGCGAGGAGAAACTTCACTAAAGATAACGTCTTCATCTTTGACAAAAAGTTCAACCCCAAAAAGGCCACGCCCACCTAAGGCGTCTGTTATTTTGCGTGCATATTTTTGAGCTTTCGCAAGGGCCGCTTCACTCATGGGTTGCGGCTGCCAGGATTCACGGTAATCCCCATCTTCTTGTCGGTGCCCAATCGGCTCACAAAACGTTGTCCCATCAATGTGACGCACGGTTAAAAGGGTAATCTCATAATCAAAAGGGACAAATTTTTCGATAATGATACGCCCTTCGCCAGTACGCCCGCCGGACTGAGAGTACTCCCAAGCCTTTTGGATATCAGCCTCACTTTTTACAGTGGATTGTCCTTTCCCAGAAGAACTCATGACAGGCTTGATCACACATGGGATACCGATTTCAGCCACTGCCGCCCGGTATTCTTCTTCTGTATCGGCGAAGCGGTAAGGCGATGTGGTCAGGCCAACCTCCTCAGCAGCAAGACGCCGAATACCTTCACGATCCATTGTCAGCTTAGTCGCATTGGCAGTAGGGACAACATTGAATCCCTCTTTTTCAAGCTCGACCAAAGTAGACGTGGCAATAGCCTCAATCTCAGGCACAATATAGTCTGGCTTCTCTTCAGTAATAACTCGGCGAAGCGCATCACCATCCAACATGGACATGGTATAAGAGCGGTGCGCCACCTGCATGGCTGGGGTGTCTTCGTAGCGATCAACCACAACAACCTCAACGCCAAGACGCTGCGCTTCAATCACAACTTCCTTACCAAGTTCGCCGCCACCAAGAAGCATCATTTTCTTTGCAGATGCAGTTTTGGCTGTTCCTAATATTGTCATAGTAAATCCCTTTGAATTAATTACAATCATGCTTTTGACAGGAAACTTCTATGCCAAATTTCCCCCAAAATTGAAAGGATTTCTCTTTTCGATTTCAGGGTGAATAAAGGTGGAACCTAGCTGGTTTGCGCAATTCCGAAAAGAAGGGTGTGAAGCTAATCGTGCATCTTCTTAAGACGAGGGGGGGGAAAGAGGTGCTGCCTAGTGAATTGAAGAGAGTGGGGTGATTGTAAGCAATAAACAAAAAAGGTTTACGGAGTGTTTCCGTAAACCCATGATTTTTCTGGTCGGGATGAGAGGATTTGAACCTCCGATCTCTGCGTCCCGAAGGATGCGATTTGGTTTGCAGGTCTTGTAATTGTTGGTGTTTATTTCTTGGGCACATGCAAAAGGGGGGTAAAAGGGATCTGGGATGTGCCCCAGTATGTGACCAGGAATTAAGTCTACTGTCCTTGGAACGATCCCGTTAGGGGGGAGTTTGATTCTATTTTTGCATAAAGCTGTTGATAGCTCTGAGCTGGGTTTTGCTTTAAATAAATGAACTTTCCACAAATGGAGACGTCATTGACGACAACAGTGCCGCATAATCCAAATTAAATCGTATATGATCTCCAACATGTAGTGGGGTTGTTGTGGTATCGAGTATTATGTGGTCACTGCTTGAACCCAATATATCCACATCAATCATGGGGGTGAGGCCTTTCACCTGGACATCCTGTCTTCCCATCGCCACAATTGATCTGAGCATTTCGCCCTTGTCCTCAAATATTGGTGTGTCGCCAAAAGCGTCTTGCCCAGCTTTTCCTTCAGGGAGGGAAGGTTTGACTTTAGACTCTATCACTTCTGCGACTAAGGAGAATGCATTAAGGTGAAGACGGTCGATAGGCTTTCTCGAAAGAGTCTCCCTTCCTAGAAGAATTGCCTCACCAAGTCGTATATTATTCACTTTGCTTTTGTTGCCATGTTCAAGCATCCAATTAAAATTGGCAGAATTTCCTCCAGAAATTACAGAGAGTTTGATTCCATATATCCTTTCATACATCTTTGCCAAGCGGGAGAGATTGTCCATGTTGTATTGAGTTGGTACAATTCCATTCAAGCACGTAAGGTTTGTCCCTAAGCCGATGATTTGGATGCCTTTCATTTGGAGAACTTCTTCGATCGTCTTGCCGAGATCCTTGCGGAGTATTCCTTCCCTTAGATCACCCATTTCTACCATGAGAACGATGGTATGGATTTTTTTCTGTGCGATAGCGGTCTTGGAGAGTTCTGCTATGACAGCCAACTCAGTATTGAAACTCACATCAGCGTACATAACAACATCATGTACTTCGCTCGCAGAAGGCGTCCTGATCAAAGTGAAAAGGGCGTTTACATGGGCTTTTTTCATGCGGATTAAGTTTTGAATCCTTGAATCACCGAGAGAAGAAATACCTGCGGTTACTATGGCGTTGGCAATTCTTGGATCTCCAAGAAAGCACTTGGTCACCCCCGTAATTTCAATGCCCCTAGCTCCGAACATTGCGTTCAGATTTTTGGCGTTGTCGTGTATTTTGGACAGATCGATTTCAAGGTAAGGTGTCTTCATTAAGTCAGCTTGACTTGGAGCTGGGGGAAAGTGGTCAATATGTTTGCAATGAGTGAATCGCAGCCGAACTTGAGGATGTCCGTGGTGGGTATTTGAAACTGTTCCTGGTAAGACTCAATCGTTTCGTCCATCTCGGAATCGGACATCTTTTCGTGATTGATGGCGATGCCAATTACAGGAGACTTTGAGAAAACTTCAATAAGTTCGATCTCATCTTGCAGGTCAGGCATTTTGATGTCTGGATAATCGCCGAGGCTTTCTCGTTTTGGTGGGTGCTGAACTATGATCGCTTCAGGTTGTCCACCTCTTATGATGAAGCACGAACTCAAATAGGCAGGGTGACTTAGCGAACCTTGCCCTTCGAGAATAATGACGTCCGGCTGCTTTGCTTCCCAAGCTCCGATAATTGCCTTTTCCATTTCGCCCGAAATGAATTGTTCCTTCAAAGCGTCTAATGGAACCCCGAACTCAGCTCCCTGAATCACACCGGTCTGTCCTGTTGCGATCATTATGGCGTTAAGCCCAAGGTCTTGAAGAGCTTGAGTCAATAGGACTGAGGTTGTTCGTTTTCCCACTGCGCTATCCGTTCCAAGGACGGCAATCTTTGGGCACTCAACCTTGCTGATATCGCCGGTAAATACGCTTCTTTGTTTGATGTCTTGTTGTTTTCTAATGTCATGTAACTGGACATTACATTCGGCGGCTTTTCTGGTGAAGTCTTCATCATCAGTGAGGAAGTCATGAAGTCCATTGACGATGTCGAGACTTCTCTCCATCGCATAAAATATCACATCGCGGTCTGTTGAAGAGAAGGCTCCGGACAAAGGGGCCATGCCATAAATAAATATTGTTACCGAGTCGCCTTTCCTCTCAAGAGCTTCTTGAAGATCTTTGTATATAGGGATTCCATTGGCTTCATCGTCAAGTACTTCTCCTGCGTCCAGGCCAGCTTTCGTACTATCGATGATGCCTGCAATTTCATACTTGTTAGAGTAACGGGTCAGCCCGTTGGCCGTTTTCCCATCCATCTCGCCAAATAAACTTTCGCAGTATACAACTGCAAGCTCCTTATTTATCATAGTAAATCCTTAGTAAAAGATTGGTTTACTAAATTGGTGTGGTGATATCACATTGATAATTTGACGTATGATTTTGTCATGCCAATTTAATAATAATGAAAAGTAATTAAAAATTATCATAGTAACATAACATAGAAATATTATTTACAAGTCATAATTAAATTTTTATTTTTTTTTATTTAACGAATACATGCTTTATGATGATAATATAGTTCAAGATTATATGTTGAAATATGTGCTTTATGTGTTGTAATAATCAGCATAATATATTTCAAAGTTCTCTGTATTTTGAAAAAATAGTATTGAATTTCATTTACTGAAAGCGTGTTGCTTTACTTCCATCAAGAACTGAGTAATTCGTTTATATATCAGCCGTGCACGTGTAGGTGCAGTCCATGCTAGCGCTGGTTTGAATTTGAACAAAGTCTATCGAGGAGCCGTGTACGCATCTTGTACGCGGCTCTTTTTTTTGGCGAATTGGCGCTATACATTATCACTGTTTAGAGAATTTGAATGTCTAAAGAATTGTATGTTGGCAACTTGTTTTGGACCTCCACTGAAGACGAAGTACGTGCAGCTTTTGAAGCTTTCGGCGAAGTCCTTTCCGTGAATCTCATCGAAGATCGTGAAACTGGTCGTCCCAATGGCTTTGGTTTCGTCGAAATGGATGACAACGGTACTCGCGAAGAACGCCCCCGCTGGTAGTTTTCGTAGTTAAGCCCTAAACGGCATTTGCGCCCGTCTTTCTCTTGAAAGACGGGTGCTTTTTTTGAATCTAAATTTGCCGCACCAATCTGTGTTTTTACCTTAGCTTTTATTTCTATTTATCGAATAGGCGAGGCAGTAGCAGGTGGAATTGCAGTTGTTGTTAGCAATGGGGGAACAAAACAAAAAAAGGACTTACAGCTATTTGCTGTAAGTCCTTGATTTTTCTGGTCGGGATGAGAGGATTTGAACCTCCGATCTCTGCGTCCCGAACGCAGCGCTCTACCAGACTGAGCCACATCCCGATTGCGTGAGAGGGGTGTTTAGCTCACGGGTGACGAAAAGGCAAGCCAAAATGTACAACTCGGCGCAAGTTTGTGGACAAAGGTGCTAATTCTGCCTAAAGTTCGGAGATTGAATGACAAAATAATCCTTTCGGGGGTGATCGGCTAAGGGTGTCGCCTGCGGTGAGTGCGATGCTGGAGCTGTATCGTCGGAAGACGGTATATGCTTGCTATCCGGCTTATTTCAAAGGAGATGTATACGTGATCAAAGTGCTCGTTGTGGATGATTCCGCTTTTATGAGAAAAGCCCTCAGCACGATGCTCGATAAAGACCCCGATATTACTGTGGTCGGTACTGCTAATAATGGTCAGGAAGGACTGGACATGGTGCGGAGCCTAGATCCTGATGTCGTGACCATGGATATCGAGATGCCCAAAATGGACGGGCTGACCGCTCTGAGGCATATCATGATGGAGTCGCCGCGACCTGTTCTCATGGTCAGTTCCCTGACTACCGAAGGGGCAGAGTCTACCCTGAAGGCGATGGAGCTCGGGGCTGTTGATTTTATACCGAAGCAGTTGTCCAAGGTTTCGCTGGATATCATCAAAATAGAAAAAGATCTTATTGCCCGGGTCAAGACCGTTGCTCTTCGCAAGATGCGGCATGTGTCGGCTCGTGCCGTGCGGCCCAAACCTGCGCCGGTTGTTCGAAGGCGTCGAGTGGCTGGCAGCAGGCCAGTTCGTGACGTGGTCGCCATTGGCGTATCCACTGGCGGGCCTCCTGTTGTTCAGAAAATTCTGTCATCACTTCCCGAAGATTTCCCGGCCTCGATCGTCATTGCGCAGCATATGCCCGCAGCGTTTACCGGTCCCTTTGCCGCCCGTCTTGATGGTGTCAGCAAGCTCACGGTCAAAGAAGCCGAAACCGGTGATGTTCTGAAACCGGGCCATGTCTTCATTTCTCCTGGCGGCAGGCATCTTGTTCTGGATCAGAAAATAAGCCGAGTGGATGTGGTGGTTACTGATGAACCCGCTGGTGAACTCTATAAACCCTCAGCCAATGTGATGATCAGTTCTGTGGCCAAGGCTGTTGGCAAGCGTGCCCTTGGCGTCATCCTGACCGGCATGGGCTATGATGGCTGCGAAGGGATTCGAGATCTCAAGAGTAAAGGTGGCAGGGCATTGGCGCAAAGTGACTCTACGTGTGTTGTCTATGGCATGCCCAAGGCGATTGTTGATGCGAAGTTGGCTGACGAAATTATTGATCTTGATGATATGTCTAATGCCATCATGGAAAATTTATATAAGTAAACCAGGTGGATTGAACCTCGAAAACCCTACTGGGAGGACTTGAGACATGGCGGATTGTACTGAGTACCTGGTACTTTTGGGCAGCGACAACAAAGAAGTTGTTCGGGAAAGCGCATTTATGGCTGGCGAGGACAACTGTGTCGAAGCCGTGCCCAAACTGGCAGAATTGTTGAAGACACATCATCTGGGCATTCAGGAAGCCGTGGATAGCAGCCTACGCAAAATCGGAGGCAAGGAGACCGTACAGGCGGTCATTCCGTTGCTGCGTTCAGACGAGGCTCCGGTGCGCAATCTATCCATGGATATTCTGCGCGAGGTAGGCAATCAGGACATGGCATCCCTCATCGGGTTGATTCATGATAACGATGCCGACATAAGGATTTTTGTTTCCGATATTCTCGGTTCCACCGGCAATATGCTGGCAGTGGAGCCTTTGTGTGACGCGTTGCTGAGGGACCCTGAAGTCAACGTCCGCTATCAGGCCGCAGTCAGTCTTGGCGAGCTTGGTCTGGAAGAGGCTGCCCCGTGTCTGAATCGGGCCATCGACGATGAGGAGTGGGTTCAATACTCCGTCATCGAAGCGTTGACCAAGATCGGGCACGCAAGCTCCGTGGATGCGCTGGTCAAGGCGTTGGACAGTGCGTCTGATCTGGTGGCTTCCATGATCATAGATTCTCTGGGTGAACTCGGAAACGTCAAGGCTGTTACCCTGTTGCTCAAGCGTATGCCGGATGCGCCGACAGCGTTGCGGAACAAGATCGTCAAGGCTGTGGTCAAGATTCTTGGCGGCAAGTCTTTGACCCTGCTGAGTGAAGGGGAGCGTGAGCGGTTCAGGCAATATCTGCTGGTGGCTCTCGAAGATGAAGATGTGGAAATTCAGGATGCGGCAATTCAGGGCTTGGCCCATGTGGGCGGCGAAGAGGCGTCCAAAGGAATTTTGTCCATCGCCGGCGATCTGGATTATGATCGGGATCAGGATCGGTTGAGCAGCATTACCCAGTCTTTGGCCGAAATCGGCATGACCGAAGCCCTCAACGATGGCCTGCTTGGTGAACATGCTGGTGTAGCGCGTGTTGCCGTTCAGGTGTTGTCACAGATTGCCTTTGATACCAGTGCTGAAGAGGATACGGTCTGCTCCGTGCTGATGGATGCGTTCTGGAAAGCCGGGCTGACCATGCAGCGGGAGATCGTCAGCGTCATCGCCTCTCGTGGAAAGGACTGTGCCAAGGACTTCTTTTCACGAGTGCTCGATGAGCATACGGACGGCACTGTCCTGAAGAGTGCGGTATATTTTCTGGGCGAAAAGCTCAGACTGCCTGAAGTGGCAGAACGTATCTTCCCACTCATGGATCATCAGTATGATGACGTCAAGGAAGCCGCTCTGGAGGCATGTATCGCCATCGGAGACGACAAGGTACGGAGCCACTTCCGTGATATGTTTGAAAGTTTGTCTGCCATCCATCGTCTCATGGCCACGTATGCTCTGGGGAAACTGGGGGCCATGGACAACTTTGATCTGTTGACACAGGCAGCCGAGGATGAAGAGCCTGATATCCGCAAGGTCGCTGTGGAGGCCCTGGCTTCAGCCTCTGAAGCGAGTGAGGCGTGGCGGCCGCTGGTTTTGAGAAGGTTGTCCGATGAAAACAAGGACGTCAGGCTGACCGTCATTGAGATCATGGGCCGGTATTACGACGAGGAAATGATCCCGTATCTGCTGGATGCGTTGAATGACCACGACGACTGGGTAAAAATCCGGGCGATGGATGCTCTGGGTGAACACGCCACGGCGGAAGCGGCGTCGGTCATGATTGATATGTTGAATGATCCAAACCGGTTCGTGGTCATGAAAGCCATTGAGGCTTTGGGGAATATCGGTGGGACACAGGCCTTTACGGCATTGCTTGATGTGACCAACAGCGACGAATATGAACTGGTGAGTGCAGCCGAAGACGCTATCGCCAAGATACAGGAATTCCAGGAGTAGGCGCATTCTATGTCTTCGCTTTTTTCCAAAAGCATATCCCTCGGCAAGGAACACAAGATTTCGGACTCGGAATTCACGAATTTGCGGGATTTTATCTATGCCCAATGCGGTATATATGTTGCTGATAATCGTAAATATCTGCTTGAGAACCGGCTGGGAAACCGACTCAAGAAGCTCAATCTCAAGAATTTTGATGAATACTATAACCTGCTGAGGTTTGATGTCGGAAAGGCCCAGGAGATGAAAAAGCTGTTCGAGGTTATCACTACCAATGAGACCAGTTTTTATCGGAATCCGCCCCAGCTCGATGTTTTTCAAAATGAAGTGCTCAACGAAGTGGTCAGCAAGGCTCGCCATCAGGGCAAGAAGCTTAGAATATGGTCTGCAGGGTGTTCGACAGGCGAGGAACCATACACCATCTCCATGATTATTCATGAGATGTTGAAAAAGGAAGTGCCTACCTGGGACATTCGGATTACGGCAAATGATTTGTCAGAGCGTGTTCTCGAGTCCGCGCGCAGAGCTGTTTATAACGACTACACTTTGCGTACGACGCCGAAGGATGTGGCGGACAGATATTTTGAACTTGAGTCGGGGCAGAACCGTCTAAATCAGGAAGTGAAGCGGTTGGTCAGCTTCGGCCAGATCAATCTGAAGGACCGGATTCAGGTAAAGCGTGTACCGCGTTCGCAGATCGTTTTTTGCAGAAATGTTATTATTTATTTTGATGATGAAATGAAAAAGCAGGTCATTAGTGCATTTTATGATAACCTGTTGCCCGGTGGGTACCTCGTAATCGGGCATTCGGAGTCGTTGCACAATATTACCCGAGCTTTTAAGCCGATTCATTATCCTGGCTCGATCATTTATAAAAAGGAAGAGTAGGATGAGCATGGCTTCGGATGGATTTTTTTGGTATTCGATTTGTTCTTCAAGGGGGAACTATGCCTAAACATATTTTGATAGTGGACGATTCAAAGACTGTGCGAAATCTTGTGGCCTTCATAATGAAAAAAGAAGGTTTCAAGGTCACCACGGCGGAGGACGGTCTGGATGGTTTGGAAAAGCTATATAGCTTGAACCAGGTTGATTTGATCGTTTCCGATGTTAATATGCCCCGTATGGATGGATTGACGTTCATCAAGAATGTCCGCGAGCAGGGAGCTTACAGAGATATTCCCATCGTGGTTTTGTCGACTGAAGGACAGGATAAGGATATTCAAACAGGCCTTACTGTGGGCGCAAATCTGTATATGGTCAAACCCGCCCAGCCTGAAAAACTTGTCAGAAATGTCAAGATGTTGCTTGGATAGAGGTTCCGTTGCAGTGTGCATGGGGTGAGTTACAATCCGAGCGTCTCTGTTCCTGTTTTGGAGCGGGCGTTCACAGCTTTAAGGGAAATCCATGAGTCAGGACTTTCTCGATCAAGAAATTTTAGCCGACTTTTTTCTCGAAGCAAAAGAGCATCTGGAAACAATCGAACCCAACTTGCTCGAACTTGAAAAGAGTCCGGAAAATCTGGCCCTTCTCAATGAGATCTTTCGTCCAATGCATTCTCTCAAGGGAGCTTCCGGCTTTCTTGGTTTGAACAAGATCAATGGATTGGCGCACAAGGCAGAGAATATTCTGGATGAATTGCGTCAGGGGTCCATGCTGGTCACCGAGTCCATCATGGATTTGATTCTTTCAGCCACTGACGCCCTGCGGACCATGGTTGATAATCTGGAGAGCAGTGGCGTGGAAGGGGATGTCGACACCTCCCCGATCATCGCTCAGATTGAATTGGCTCTCAAGGGCGAGCTGGCTGAATCCGCTCCGGCCAATGAGCCTGTCTGTGAACCTGAAACAGTTGTCGCTGTTCAAGAGGAACCAGTTCAGGAGAGTACCTCTGCACCTGAACCTGCACCTGTCATTCAATCCGTCCAGGAGACGGATCAAGTTGGGGAGGAAGCCATGCCCTCATCATTCGACCCACAGCCAGATCCCGACTTTGATGCCACTCCCTATGTCTTGACGACCGTGGGTGAAGGCCATCTGGCCGATTTTCTCGAAGAGGCACAGGAAATTGTGGAGAACCTCAACCGCTGCCTCCTGGCTTTGGAAGGGGATCCCGACGACAGTAATGAACTGATCAATGATACCTTCAGATATTTTCATAATCTGAAAGGCAATAGTGGCATAATAGGCTTCAAGGAACTCAATTCCCTGACTCATGAAGCTGAAACGCTGCTCAATAATGTCCGT containing:
- the corA gene encoding magnesium/cobalt transporter CorA produces the protein MFDFLHWNQVKNDAAPGTLVYAGAKREFTPFVLHYAYNKEQVVEARYEDVSQCLLKKDMINLLVVTGVHVPDMIKSMGTTLNLPLLTLEDVMNTGQRPKMSWADDDTSFIVMKHVDVKNENLESQQVSIFWRDGLVILFLEKESDLLTGLINRINKGKGRIRNSDSSYLLTAILDTLVDREMATLGQLSEIAQDLENQLGQRTTDDLLGKLYELKRETILLRNILVPVREIFKNLMHEDAEIPETVLPFLRDTAGHQDQIVEGVTALHDILKSMVDYQISLIGIRTNNVMQFLTVIATIFIPLTFIAGVYGMNFQYMPELAWRYGYFYALGAMGVVGLAMLIYFMRKKFL
- a CDS encoding mechanosensitive ion channel family protein; this encodes MMEWLNNTYVIKTLESVALMLVVYTLAKLASSIATKEGKRNSEAPFAIKYTAIFFFGFALIFIWLEGLGSILTALTIVAAALTIVSKELILNFLGSFVIFWRELFAIGDRVQVGDSTGDVIGKGLFYFTLLEVGKSDSAGQSTGRLIKVPNAQVFTLPVINATRGAGYVWNEVQIAIQRTDNWENGRELLLQAVERYYEADAIDLDRIKKVFERKKVFFKFLTPRVYVSVSTGGICLTLRYLCRSRMTRESQDAITTDFLNSMQDLDIKLAEEQP
- the purT gene encoding formate-dependent phosphoribosylglycinamide formyltransferase is translated as MTILGTAKTASAKKMMLLGGGELGKEVVIEAQRLGVEVVVVDRYEDTPAMQVAHRSYTMSMLDGDALRRVITEEKPDYIVPEIEAIATSTLVELEKEGFNVVPTANATKLTMDREGIRRLAAEEVGLTTSPYRFADTEEEYRAAVAEIGIPCVIKPVMSSSGKGQSTVKSEADIQKAWEYSQSGGRTGEGRIIIEKFVPFDYEITLLTVRHIDGTTFCEPIGHRQEDGDYRESWQPQPMSEAALAKAQKYARKITDALGGRGLFGVELFVKDEDVIFSEVSPRPHDTGLVTVISQDLSEFALHVRAVLGLPIPGIRQYGIAASSVILSNGTSDKPAFDGVDVALREADTKVLIFGKGECAGVRRLGVALALADDVEGAVEKAKRVSSAVTVLY
- a CDS encoding alanine/ornithine racemase family PLP-dependent enzyme, translating into MKTPYLEIDLSKIHDNAKNLNAMFGARGIEITGVTKCFLGDPRIANAIVTAGISSLGDSRIQNLIRMKKAHVNALFTLIRTPSASEVHDVVMYADVSFNTELAVIAELSKTAIAQKKIHTIVLMVEMGDLREGILRKDLGKTIEEVLQMKGIQIIGLGTNLTCLNGIVPTQYNMDNLSRLAKMYERIYGIKLSVISGGNSANFNWMLEHGNKSKVNNIRLGEAILLGRETLSRKPIDRLHLNAFSLVAEVIESKVKPSLPEGKAGQDAFGDTPIFEDKGEMLRSIVAMGRQDVQVKGLTPMIDVDILGSSSDHIILDTTTTPLHVGDHIRFNLDYAALLSSMTSPFVESSFI
- a CDS encoding DUF1611 domain-containing protein, encoding MINKELAVVYCESLFGEMDGKTANGLTRYSNKYEIAGIIDSTKAGLDAGEVLDDEANGIPIYKDLQEALERKGDSVTIFIYGMAPLSGAFSSTDRDVIFYAMERSLDIVNGLHDFLTDDEDFTRKAAECNVQLHDIRKQQDIKQRSVFTGDISKVECPKIAVLGTDSAVGKRTTSVLLTQALQDLGLNAIMIATGQTGVIQGAEFGVPLDALKEQFISGEMEKAIIGAWEAKQPDVIILEGQGSLSHPAYLSSCFIIRGGQPEAIIVQHPPKRESLGDYPDIKMPDLQDEIELIEVFSKSPVIGIAINHEKMSDSEMDETIESYQEQFQIPTTDILKFGCDSLIANILTTFPQLQVKLT
- a CDS encoding RNA recognition motif domain-containing protein; the encoded protein is MSKELYVGNLFWTSTEDEVRAAFEAFGEVLSVNLIEDRETGRPNGFGFVEMDDNGTREERPRW
- a CDS encoding protein-glutamate methylesterase/protein-glutamine glutaminase produces the protein MIKVLVVDDSAFMRKALSTMLDKDPDITVVGTANNGQEGLDMVRSLDPDVVTMDIEMPKMDGLTALRHIMMESPRPVLMVSSLTTEGAESTLKAMELGAVDFIPKQLSKVSLDIIKIEKDLIARVKTVALRKMRHVSARAVRPKPAPVVRRRRVAGSRPVRDVVAIGVSTGGPPVVQKILSSLPEDFPASIVIAQHMPAAFTGPFAARLDGVSKLTVKEAETGDVLKPGHVFISPGGRHLVLDQKISRVDVVVTDEPAGELYKPSANVMISSVAKAVGKRALGVILTGMGYDGCEGIRDLKSKGGRALAQSDSTCVVYGMPKAIVDAKLADEIIDLDDMSNAIMENLYK